The Ictidomys tridecemlineatus isolate mIctTri1 chromosome 1, mIctTri1.hap1, whole genome shotgun sequence DNA window tgggttcaatccctagtactgaaagaaacaaaaaaaaaatcaacagccaACACCAcagagacattctttttttttttagtttttttttatatttattttttatctttatttcacttatttatttttatgtggttctgaggatcgaacccagcatcttgcacgtgtgaggtgagcgctctaccgctgagccacaaccccagtcccacagagacatttttaaaatggttctAGGTAAGTAATGTTAGAAACCAAATGAGGGCTATAGTCTAATAGGATATATATAAACTAAGaatgtatacataaaataatactcCTACCTACCTCATAAAACTACATACCTACTCTAGGAGAGATACCTTTCCTATTGATGCGATTGCCTCTGGGGGAGAAGGGGGTCAGTGCTGGgaatggagaaggaaagaagagagggaagaagataAAAGGGAAGGACGGGAAGGATTTAGCAATGATGAGAACAAGACCATGTCCTGAGGAGTCTGAGTAACTCTGCCCTATGGACCTGAAGttctagaacaaaaataaaataaaaggaagcaaACCCCAGTCTAAccctttcattttacagatggacaCACAGAGGCTCAGAAAGTTGAGTGGTCTGGCTCTGGGGTTCTACtgctgctcagtggcagaggccaGGCATCTTGACTCCAAGTTCACTGCTCTTTCTACTGAATCTAACTGctgtgcatgtatgtataataccTCGATTCCTTCCTTCCCAATAGGTAATTCATCTAAGTATTCTTTTAACTAAAGAGGTTGATCATTGCTGGCCCAACTCATACCCTGGCCTGGGGGAAGCTCCCCATCTCTGCTTAAGGTCAGGGGTCTTGCAGGATGCCAGGTCCCCCAGCTTGCCTCTTCTTGAGAGACTGGCTGGAGTTGACATTTGACGAGGGGCCCCCTTTCCTTACCCAGAGTGTGTCTGGGTATGAGCTGGTTCCTGGGATGTGAGACTTTCAGCTTAAAACCAGAAAAGTACTGCATCAATGGGACAAATTGGTCACCCTAGCAGGAAATGATTTATAGCCTATATTGCTGGGTTCAAAAATAAAGCATGGACAATCAGGTTCTCATTTAGAAACAGGGAAACGAATGGAGAGAAGCTGTTGGCTGGAGTAGACATGCCATGGTGTGAAACGAAAGCAAGGATTGTTAGGAATTGCTGTGCTGGCCCCTAGCTAAACAAACCTTAAGAGAAGATACTCTGAGTAAGTAGTAAACACTGGTGACCAAGAGAACAGCAGAGCCCCACCCTTAAGAGACTGACCATGCAGGAGATGAGATAAAGTGCTCAAGACCATCTGTGAATGGCCTCAGATTCCTCTGTGGTCAATGCGTCACACCACTCAAGAGCCTATGAGCTCCAGAAATGTGGAGTGGGAATCTGTATGTGTAACTCCTGGGTTTTCCAACTTAGAGCTTCTAAGTGTGCTGGATTTTGGTGGTTTCTTTttgatttggaaaataagatGCCTTGGTCTGGAGAGCACCAGCTTTATTCCAGAGAGAGGAGTCTGCTGGCGTGACCTTCTTCTTGGCAATGAAAGCAGAGGAACAGCCACAGCAGACAGAAGCATCTGGAAAGACTGTCTGCAAGGATATGAAATTGGCCATGGTGGTTTTTAAGAGAGAAGCTACTGAAAGCCAGTTTTCCTAAAATGTAGTCACACTGGTCAGCCTCATCTGGGCACAAGGAACAGAAATCCCGTGGGGACAGTGCTATAGAACATTGCCAAGGAGAGAGTCAGAGCAGAAGTCTCTTCTCTGGAATAAAGCTGGTTGCTCACCAGACCAATGcatcttatttttcaaattaaaaaaaaaagtgagcataATCCAGAACATGCAGGAATTTAAGTTGGGAAACCCAAGAGTTACCCTTGCTGATTCCCACTTTGAGTTTTCTAGAGCTCTTAAAGATCTCAGTTGGCCAAAGCTGGTGTAGCAGGTTGTTTTTTCCAAAGGTAACTGTGACCACATGTGCCATTTCACTTTCTCCTCTTTCACTGTGACTTTGATACTTCCCTCACCAGAACCAGGGGTAGACGTCCCCTGCCCTTGAAACTGGTGGACTGTCTCAGAGTGTGGCGACTGTCACAGCTCAGGTATAAACCACAGTTTCCGCTCTGTGCATTGAACATTCACCATGGAACACTCTGGCCATCGTGTGAGCGGTCTGCCTGACCCTGGGGGGCCACAGCTGTTTTGTCACCACAAGGTCTGGGACCTTAACTGCCCATCTCTCGGTGTGTTCTTGTGCTTTCTCCTGTGTGTCCTTCTCTGCGGTGCCACTTCTTCCAGGTCTTTCCATGACTCCATGGTCTCAATTTCCTTATCACCTCAGACTATCCAACATCCACTTCTTCATGTCCCTCCCTCTGACTTTCTcctttaattaaatataattagaaGTCTGTCTAGATTACATCCATGCACATAAAAAGAGGTTTAtgttttctgttcttatttttaaagacaggtaAGGAGAATGTGTGGCACTGGAGTCCCTCTGGGGACCTCAGAACATCACCACGGCtttgtctctcctctctccttccctgacATCTGAATTTCTGTGCTGAGCCACCCTTCACAGGGGTGCCCCTCCTTCCTTGATCTCCAAGGATCCAGtcacctccttcccttcctctcctctgagCTCCAAGCATACTCAGGTCTCCAGACAAGCAAACCCCTCTCCCCGGCTCCCGTGCCTGGCGCCCCTTCCTCAACCATCTCAGCATTGTGCCAAAACTAACTGGCAAAATTGTTTGCACCTGTGCCTCCATCGTCTCCTTTCTGGGGCAATCCCTAAGTCCTCTCCCTCTATCTCCCAAGCTCTGAGAATTACTCTGACCCTGATCCCCCAGACCCACCAAGGGCCCAGATTTTGTGAACTTTTTCCAGCTCTTAACCTCAGGGCATTTCTGTAACATCTCACACCTGCTGCCGGCAAGGTGGGACCTCAACCttgctgcttctctctctcctcaccccaGCCGactcatcttcctcctcttctaccTGCTGAAGGTATAGAGCCCAAGGAAGCCCTTGCCCACTTCTTACGCTTCCCTCCTTAGCTCCAAGGCCCCAGATGGCCAAGGCCCTGGGCAGCACCTCAGTAGCAGTGAGTCTGAGATCTGCAGCAGACGTTTCCACATGTGTGCACTTAGCCTTTTGTGAAACATCTGTGTGAAACTGGTTTTCACAATTTAGCAAACAGAGTCACATGGGCCTTATGTGTCCTGTGTCATTGTATGAAACTTTTAGCTTGGCTGGAATAATTCAGCCAGGGAGAGCCCTGGGTAGGCACCGAGAAGGGTTGAAGAATGCCAAGGGTAGGTGACTAAAGGACAGCACAGAGGTGGCCCCAGCCACGGTCCTGTTGTTCCCTGACCCAACACAGAGATGTCTCCTGCCCCAGTCAAGAAAGCTAGGAGGCCCATCTGCTCCACCCAGGGGGCCCATGGCAGCTAACTCAACTGCTAACATTGCTAATGCCATTTGTCCCTGGAGTTCTGTTCAAAACCATACTTAGAAGAATTTGGAGGAAACTCTGACTGTAGCCATGTTTTCATAAAAGCCACCCTCTAAGGAAGTCTGTAGACTTCAGGGTTAGCTCAAGTGTCAACAGTTTCTCCTCCAATTTTCATAATTATCATAGAAAGTTGTGGGAAAATGTTGAAAATCAGAAAAGTTGAAATTACAATGAAAATCCATATACCACCTTCTTCAACAATGGTACTGCTTGCCAGACTTGCTTCATCTCAGAGTCTTGGATGTGTTTTTATTGGCATTATATCATTTTTTGGTTGCTACTAAACCATTGAAAAGTAAGTTGTAGATGAACTTGAGATTTTATTCCTAACGTAGGTCTAAGAATAGGAAATTAGATGCTTCTTTTTAATCTTCATATCATTATCATAGTTAAgattaatattttacaatattatttAATAACCAAGCCATAATCAAAATTGCCCATTCAtcctaaaaatatctttaatagcTTTGTTTTCTCCAAGTCAGTAGATAACTGAGGATCACACATTGAGTTTCACTATTATGTCTctattattctctatttttagtctattttaaacttttttaaataagtaaaaccaATATTCAGTACAATACATTCATTTAAACTGTATGAttcaatgcattttaaaatgtatctacTCTGACATTTACTCCTTTATCAAAATATAGAAAGTTCAGACATTTTCTCTTCAAAACCTATCACTAGCTCTGCCCCATCCGGTACCTTGTCAACCACTGTAAATAGTTTTGCCAGCTCAGAATCTTCATAAATGGAAGAATACAGCCTATGTTCTTTTGTGTCTCACTTCTTTCACTCAGTATATCTTTGAGATTCACCCAGGATGTTGTAAATGTGAAAAGCTTGTTCTCTGTATTGCTGAGCAGTGAGCCATTGTATAATATATTATGATTTGCTTATCCATCACCCCTAACAgatatttggattatttccagTTTTAGGCTATTATGATCAAAGTTGCTACGAAAATTCTTTACAACTCTTTCTGTagacatgtgttttcatttctcttgggtaaaaaTCTGTGAGtaggatttctggatcatataaatatatatttaactttataagaaatggccaaactgggctggggctgtagctcagtggcagagagcttgcctagcacatgtgaggcacaatcctcagcaccacataaaaataaaataaaggcattctgtccatctacaactacaaaaaaaatttttttaattaaaaaaaaaagaaatggccaaACTGTTTCCAAAGTGTTAATAacattctacacaccagtttcttttttttaatatttattttttagttgtagttgggcacaatatctttatttatttatttttatgtggtgttgggggtCGAACCTAGGACCTCGCCCatggtaggtgagcgctctaccgctgagccacaaccccagctcaaggtTGTAGTTTCTATGTGTCCTCCTCACCCTATGATCagtcctttacattttactatttttgtgAATGGTCAGTAGTATctttatgtggttttgatttgcatgtccctgaTAACTAGAGATGTTTTAtgtatcttttcatgtgcttactggCCATTTGGAGATATATATTCTTTTTGTGGTATCTGTTCAaatattttggctttttaaaaagcaggttgtcaccaggcatggtggtgcacacttgcaatcccaatggctcaggagactgGCGCAGGAGAAATGCtcattcaaagccaacctcagcaacttaacaagaccctgtctcaaaaaaaaaaaaaaaaaaaaaggtgggggtggggattggggatgtggctctgggttcaatccttagtacaaaaacgaaaacaaaaaacCAGCAGATTGTCTTTTTATTACTGAGATATTCATATGAGTACTTTGCCAGGTTTATGTATTACAAATAATTTCTCCCACTCAGTgacttgatttttcattttattaatagtgTCTTTTGAAGGATTTTGTTTCAAGGAAACCAAACTTATCAATACTTTCACTTATGTTTGATACTTTCTAAGAAATCTTCACCTATCTGAAGGTTATAAagattttcttctgtgttttattctagaagttttgtaGTTTGAACTTTGGCATTTGGGCATATAAACCATTtaggggtaattttttttttttttacatggagATAGAAGctgaggtttgttttgttttgttttttgcagatGGCTCTGGCAGAAAGTCTAGGTAATTGTAAAGCTCACCTAGTTTCTTTGTTACCTCTTGGAGTATAGCCCTGTGCTGCCAAATATCTTGTGTCTGAAAACAGCTATTGGATTGATTTTATTCGGTTTTCTGGTTGCATGTGGCAGGATGACCACTCTGTCACTGATGGAAGCAGAAGAGTCATCAAGCATCTTTAATCCAGAATGgaggtcagcaaactttttcttaaaaggtCAGGtaataaatatctttgttttgcgGCCAACACTGTCCAGTTACAGTTTCTCAATTGTGTCATCATAGCACAAATGTAGCCAGAGGTAACAGTAAGCTAGTTAGAATGATTAGGTTCAAATAAGACTTTATTTACAGAAACTAGCAACTGACCTTTAGCCCTTATCTAGAACAATCCCCCTATCCTTTTCTCCCCTATGCCATTGACTTGGTCAGAACTCCAGCCCAGCTGTCTTATTAAATGCCCCAAATTCTGTATTCATCTGATTATCTTCTCAAGATATCACATAACACATTCCTTTATCACCCATATTTTCTATAAACTGTGATTTAGGTAAAGAGGCTTCATGAGAGCAGGTTAGATACTTCTCAGCAAGAATAACATCTTAGGTGATGTTGGGAATTTTAACGTTTGAAAAAGCATCATCAAAGTTGATACAACTGAGCTTTGATCATGAATCATTCATTCACCTGTTCATCATCCATCTATTGAGAGGATTTGTGATGCACTTACCTCTGCCAGGTGTGGTGCTGAGTGTTCTAACAAGCTACAGTGATGTGCTCCAACTTGCTTTCAGTGGAATGCTGATGGGATTGTTGGTGACGTAGAAGCACAGTGCTAAAAATCTCAGTACCTATCTTGATGGGCCAGGACCAAAGGATTCACTGTATCAGCAATGCTTGTAAAAATGAAGATTCACTAGCCCATTGGGCCAATGAAATGAAAGTCTTGATGAGGTTCAGAAAACTGTATTTTAATTGGTTCCATTGTTATAATAGGTCAAAGAACACTGAAAGCAGGTGTGATGAAGACATTTTATTAGGAGGAAAACTGAGAAGAGGCTATATCTTTCATGAGGTCAACCAGAGAGGATTTTATGAGGCAATACTTTAGTTACAAGGGAAAAGGCTTTTGGGCCTGGGGTGATTTTAAAGTTTATCCGTAgctaggcatggtagcacacacctgtaattccagaaactcaggaggtagaggcaggaagttcaaaaattcaaggccagcctcagcaacttagcgaggtcctaagcaacttagcgaaaccctgactcaaaatttaaaattaaggggctggggatgtagctcaaggggtagcgcgctcgcctggaatgcgtgtggcccgggttcgatcctcagcaccatatacaaacaaagatgttgtgtctgccgagaactaaaaaaataaataaatattttaaaaaaaaatttaaaattaaggacTGTGGATACAGCTTGGTGGTcaagaacctctgggttcaattactagtaccaaataaataaataaataaataaaaataaatgtgcccATAAATTCTTTgtgacaactcttttcaaaagGTGACAGCTAATTCCTTTTCCCTTCAGTGTGAACCAGACTGAGTCCCTTCTAACAAACGGAATAGCAGAGTGATGGTGCGTGGCTTCAAGCATTGACCCTTAGCAGTGCAGCACCTTCTGGCTCTCAAATCTCTTGCTCTTCAGGAAGCCAGGATCGCAGGATTGTGAAGCCACTCTGAAGCCCCATGAGAGTACACCAGGAAAGGAACTGAGGCCTCCTGCCTCTAGCCGGCATGAACTTGCTGTCATGTGAATGCCTGTCTAGTCCATTCAggttgctgtaacaaaaatacCATAGATTGATGGGCTTCTAGAtcacagaagtttatttctccccagttttggagtctgggaagtccaagatcaaggtaccagtttccttctgtgtcctcacatggtggaagacGGGAGGGAGCTCCCTAGGGTTTTCTGTTAGAAGGGCACCAATCCCATCCTGAAGGCTCCGTGCTCATGATCTGATTCCTTCCCCATGGTCTACCTCCAAATATAGTCTCATGGATTAGAATTCAACCTATGAATTTAGGGAGGACACAAATTTTCAGTGCAGAGCAGTGACTATCTTGGAAGCGGGCTCTGTGGCCCCAGTCACATCTTCAGAGGGTTGCAGCCTTGGCTAACGTCTTGACCTCAACCTCATGAGAGAACCACTCAGCCCAGTGGCTCCCAAGTGGCCGAAAAGTGATAATATATATCTGTGATTGCTTCGAGCCCCTCATTGTGGGGTAGTTTTTTTATGCAACAGTAGATCATAAACACAGGGGCTTTGCACATAATGTGGGGACTAGTGCTGGGCTCACGTGGGTGAGCGCCATCTCCCCCTCCACCTGGGGCAGCCAGCTGGAGAGCAGTGTGGAGGGGGCTCTTCCTACTTCCCTGTTTGACACATGTGTCTTCCCGACTGGCGGCTGACCTCACAGTGAAATTCCCAGGCAGAAATACACCCGGCCTCCAAAGAATCAAGAGTGGTGGCATCCGCCCCCTGCGTGAACTATGTTTGGAGATGACGCCATTGCCACTCCTTCCGCACAGGGTGTTCTTTTAAAACTTCTGTCTGAATGGGAGACAGCTGGGCAGCCCCACTTCTGGCTGGGGAACAGCTTTTCCCAGTGGAGAGCCAAGAGCACATCTGGGTAGAGACAGCAATGTTTCTTTCATTAACACCATGTTCTAACAAAACCAGTCGACTGGccaagattttgaaaaataataaaatgatggtTTGGTGCCAGAATATTCCAGTTGACTTCAATAGAGCCAATGGAGAAAGGTTAAAATTTAAGGGATCACTAATACTTTTTGATGAGAATGAGTTTAGGGGTGAGGGAGTCAAGTACAGTATTGTCCTATTTcattggttttatattttataggtcTTTCTCTAGTACATATGTGTTAAAAGTGACAGTGCTTGCTTCAGGAAAGATTTatgttaaattctttttaaaaaatagactcaATCTAGTAAATTCATGGCTAAACAGTTCACAGAAAAATGATTCAAAAggctttttacatttaaaatggtGCTCCACCTCACGCATAGAGACATGTAAATGTGACTGGGGCCACAGAGCCCGTTAAAACTGTCCTGAGTTATGATCTGCTTAAAAGACTGGCAGAAATTCAAAAGTTGGATCTGGATGATGCACCATGTTGATGAAACTTCAAGGAAAGTGGGCATTTTTGTATGTCAccagtgggaatgcaaaatggcacTTATGAAGTAGAATGCAACAATATCAAAGAAAATCACATGTGCATTCACATTTTAAAGTAACAGTGGCACTTCTCAGAAATTACCCTGAAGATATACCttcacaaaataagaaacaatataAGATGAAGTTATCATTCtgacattatttgtaaaattagaAGATTAGAAACTACCTCAACACCCATTGTTAAAAGACTGGTTGAATAAACAGCAGGATATTCACATATTATGGTACTTTACAGGTATGTAAGGGAAATGAGAATGTCTGCATATGGAATGATTGCCAAGGagatattattgtattttttaaaagtaaggtgCACAGCAgcataattgtgtgtgtgtgtgtgtgtgtgtgtgtgtgtgtgtgtgtgaatgtgtatattACCAAAAGACACACTGGAAAGAAAGAACtggaattaataaaaaataatgatggcCTGCTGGGGGtgtggaagagagaggaagagaaagaatggaACCAAGATTTCTCTGTATTTTGtatgttcaaaataaaattaaatcaaactCCAAAATTAACCTTAATATTGAACATAACTTAGAATAAATGTTAACATcaatttatgatttaaaaaaaaaatcccttagtAATACTGCAAGTGCTAGAAACAATGTCCCTCTAACAGCAATGAGTAAACTCTGACTCTCCAGATCTTGTgtctaaattctttctttttttcccctaaatctaCTTTTCAAAGGACCCAGGTCTGGAGAAGTGGCTACTTTGGGGGCAGTAGAAGCCGAGTGAGCGTGGGGTAGTTTGTGCCAGGAAACAAGATAGTTCTCAAAGACTCTTGGGGACATGaccaaaggagagagagaggggggggggagggagagagaaggatcAGAGTCTCAGAAGAAATTTACATGCCAGCTCCTTAATTTGTGCTATGAACTAAATTGGGTCCCCTAATCCCCAAATTCATAGGCTGAGGTCCTAACCCTcagtgtgactatatttggagacagggtctttaagGAGGCAATGAAGCATAAAAGAGGTGCTAAGGGTGGGGCCCTAATGCAATAGGTCAGGTGTCCTCACAAGAACAGAAGGAAACACCAGGAGGTTCTGCTCAAAGCAAAGGCCATGTGAGAACATGGAGAGAAGCGGCATCTGCAGCCACAAAGGGAGGCTTCACCAGAGAGCAGTCCTGccagcactttttctttttcttatttctttgaattgatgggttgtaattatacataatggtggaactcgttacatatttgtacacgcacacaatgtaacaatatactTTGGTccatatcattccccagtattttcccttttgaTTAGCACCTTGATCTtaaacttccagcctccagaactgtgagaagatgAATTTCTCTTGTGTAAACCTCCCCGTCTATGGGACCTTGTTGTGGAATCCCTGGCAGACCAATACACTCTGAAAATGGGTGATTGAAGGGAAGGAAGTAGTCCCTCATCTTGCCTTTTTTAGGAGCAACTGTAACTTGTTCCTGGTTGATGAGTGAACCCTCGCTCTTCCTTATAGGAGGATGCCATGAAAGATGAGGATCACCCAGGAAGCCATTAGGTAAAGCTTCGCTGGGGAACAAACAGGGATGTGCACTGTCCCAAAATATCATCCCAAGTTGTGGTGGTCACCACCTTAGAGTTCAAACATAGCATCCCTAAATGTGGAGCAACCTCCTGGTAGGTACCCTGAAATGTGATGAGGTGTAACTGTTTAACAATAATCTACTCAAGCTTTTGAGTCTAACTTCTAGTTTCCAGGGACACAGGCAATAGTGGACCATGTTAACCAACACTGTGAATGGATTGGAATGCAAGACATAGCACCACTGGCCAGTagtgaaatgaaaaggaaaattgaCTGAAGTAGTAGTcagtattaattaaaaaaaaagaaagaaagaaagagactttTAAAAAGGATCATTTCAATATGGCCTGAATATTAGGTGATAATATTTTctcaatattaaattttcttaaccTGATAGTTGTATTATTGTACTatcagtttttttaaagagactgtTCTTATTTGTAGGAGTTAAATGCTGAAgcatatatatgatgtgtcaaaaggcattctactgtcatgtataactaattagaacaaatttttaaaaaaacttttttaaatgatgaagtATTTGGGAATAAAAAATTGTGTTAATAGTTTACTTTTAAATGGTtcaatattaaaacaataatattgtATTAGTCAGGGCTCTCCTGAAAATACAAAACCATAGGAGATGTGTggatgcatgcacacacatgcatgtgtatgCAGAGAAAGAGGGATGGGGTGAGCTAGTCTTGtgagacaaaatacctgagaaaatcaactctATAAAGGAAAATGGGGTTTTTTTGGCCCCTAGTTTCAGCCCATGATTGCTTGGCCCTGGCACTATGTGTGGTAGCACAGTACTTCATGGTGGGAGCTTATGGGCTTGTTCACCTCATGGCTgctggggagcagagagagaaagggaagcagAATGGGCCAGATTTCCATATCTTCTTTGTCCCCTAGTGATATAAATTCCTCCCTAGGGCTCACCTTCCAAACACGCCACCACTTCCCAATGGTGCTACagtctggggaccaagcctccaaaGCCTGGGCCTTCAGGAGACATTGAAGATCAACTACAGTAAAGCCTTATTGTAGGAACTGGCTCACACAACTATGGAGGCAAAAAGTCCCATAATGTGCAATTTCCAAACTGGAGAAGC harbors:
- the LOC144376327 gene encoding uncharacterized protein LOC144376327 isoform X4, with amino-acid sequence MCWKLFPDVIIGHGCTEDWSTWVLVRGPEGRPMRHYLGTEDQLLLDLQAKMDTQRLRKLSGLALGFYCCSVAEARHLDSKFTALSTESNCCAYGSGRKSRMTTLSLMEAEESSSIFNPEWRSKNTESRCDEDILLGGKLRRGYIFHEVNQRGFYEAIL
- the LOC144376327 gene encoding uncharacterized protein LOC144376327 isoform X1, translating into MSQPGWCGSARQATLRCVSIFRFFFFPTELNIISKGLEFKSEPLCFQQMIRGHGCTEDWSTWVLVRGPEGRPMRHYLGTEDQLLLDLQAKMDTQRLRKLSGLALGFYCCSVAEARHLDSKFTALSTESNCCAYGSGRKSRMTTLSLMEAEESSSIFNPEWRSKNTESRCDEDILLGGKLRRGYIFHEVNQRGFYEAIL
- the LOC144376327 gene encoding uncharacterized protein LOC144376327 isoform X5; translated protein: MSVSQELFFCLPLEDVYQLHRGKLPGPQRSRAHGTADLMDTQRLRKLSGLALGFYCCSVAEARHLDSKFTALSTESNCCAYGSGRKSRMTTLSLMEAEESSSIFNPEWRSKNTESRCDEDILLGGKLRRGYIFHEVNQRGFYEAIL